One stretch of Musicola paradisiaca NCPPB 2511 DNA includes these proteins:
- a CDS encoding GNAT family N-acetyltransferase — MTTAIRTITIDDCLWLRHKILWPQHEPSYSRVEGDEQAQHYGAYRDDTLVSCLSVFEVSDGVCQIRKFATDHDDQRQGYGSLLMAHVLESVRERGIRRVTLNARLSASPFYARFGFAAAGPVTLKADIEYVVMQVTLA; from the coding sequence ATGACGACCGCAATCCGCACCATCACCATCGACGACTGCCTGTGGCTGCGCCACAAGATACTCTGGCCGCAGCATGAACCCTCTTACTCCCGGGTCGAAGGCGACGAGCAGGCGCAGCACTACGGCGCCTATCGGGATGACACGCTGGTGAGTTGCCTCTCGGTATTTGAAGTGAGTGATGGCGTCTGCCAGATCAGAAAATTCGCCACCGACCATGATGACCAGCGGCAGGGCTACGGCAGCCTGCTGATGGCACATGTCCTGGAAAGCGTGAGAGAACGGGGGATCCGCCGCGTAACGCTCAACGCCCGGCTGAGCGCCAGCCCGTTCTATGCCCGTTTCGGTTTTGCCGCCGCCGGCCCGGTCACGCTGAAAGCCGACATCGAATACGTGGTGATGCAGGTGACGCTGGCCTGA
- the nifL gene encoding nitrogen fixation negative regulator NifL, giving the protein MTMNLMTESFPLGEIASHLSRQHPSLFSTVVEQSSVAISLTDPQARIVYTNPAFCRLTGYNLPQLLGQNHRILASQQTPVEVYQEMWQMLLSGRAWRGQLINRRRDGSLYLAEIDITPIVNSHGELEHYLAMHKDISASYALEQRLRNHMTLITAVLNNIPAAVVVVDGKDKVIMDNLAYKTLCADCGGKELLAVLDYPNNKAQLQGGLPMPVMMRGAVRWLTLGYWALPGVSEEASRYFTDAALPRTLIVITDCTELQQQQQQGRLDRLKQQMTNGKLLAAIRESLDAALIQLNCPLNMLAAARRLNGEDRSNVALESAWREGEEAVARLQACRPSLEFEAAGYWPMQALLDDLSALYHTRLTTNDRLCCEMAEPELMGFGQRTQVLACLSLWLDRTLSLAAEIQPFHLDIQLYVREENDWLMLYLEDNVPLAQVRYVAPPSALHTPGKGMELRLIQTLVAHHQGAIDLTSRPGGGTCLTLRFPLFLSLTGGSK; this is encoded by the coding sequence ATGACCATGAATCTGATGACGGAGTCGTTTCCGCTGGGAGAGATTGCCAGCCACTTATCGCGTCAGCATCCGTCGCTGTTTTCCACCGTGGTGGAGCAGTCCTCCGTGGCGATCTCGCTGACCGATCCCCAGGCGCGCATCGTTTATACCAATCCGGCGTTCTGCCGCCTGACCGGGTATAACCTGCCGCAGCTGCTGGGGCAGAATCACCGTATCCTCGCCAGCCAGCAGACGCCGGTCGAGGTCTATCAGGAGATGTGGCAGATGCTGCTGTCGGGGCGAGCCTGGCGCGGGCAGCTGATCAACCGCCGTCGCGACGGCAGCCTTTATTTGGCGGAGATCGACATTACGCCGATCGTCAATTCCCACGGCGAGCTGGAGCACTATCTGGCGATGCACAAGGACATCAGCGCCAGCTATGCGCTGGAGCAGCGGTTGCGTAATCACATGACGCTGATCACCGCGGTGCTCAACAATATTCCGGCGGCGGTGGTGGTGGTGGACGGCAAGGACAAGGTGATCATGGATAACCTGGCCTACAAAACCCTGTGCGCGGACTGCGGCGGCAAGGAACTGCTGGCGGTGCTGGATTACCCGAATAATAAGGCGCAGTTGCAAGGTGGCCTGCCGATGCCGGTGATGATGCGCGGCGCGGTGCGCTGGTTAACGCTGGGGTACTGGGCGCTGCCCGGCGTCAGCGAAGAGGCCAGCCGCTATTTCACCGACGCCGCGCTGCCGCGCACGCTGATCGTCATTACCGATTGCACGGAGCTACAGCAACAACAGCAGCAGGGGCGGCTCGACCGCCTCAAGCAGCAGATGACCAACGGCAAACTGCTGGCGGCGATCCGCGAATCGCTGGATGCGGCGCTGATCCAGCTTAACTGCCCGCTCAATATGCTGGCGGCGGCGCGGCGGCTGAACGGCGAGGATCGCAGCAATGTGGCGCTGGAGTCCGCCTGGCGGGAAGGCGAGGAGGCGGTGGCGCGCCTGCAGGCGTGCCGGCCGTCGCTGGAATTCGAAGCCGCCGGGTATTGGCCGATGCAGGCGCTGTTGGACGATTTGTCGGCGTTGTACCACACCCGCCTGACGACGAACGACCGTCTGTGTTGCGAAATGGCCGAGCCGGAGCTGATGGGCTTCGGGCAGCGCACGCAGGTGCTGGCTTGCCTGAGTTTGTGGCTGGATCGCACGCTGTCGCTGGCGGCGGAGATTCAGCCTTTTCATCTGGATATTCAGCTTTACGTCCGGGAAGAGAACGACTGGCTGATGCTCTATCTGGAAGATAACGTTCCCCTGGCGCAGGTGCGTTACGTTGCGCCTCCTTCGGCGCTTCATACGCCGGGCAAGGGGATGGAGCTGCGTCTGATCCAGACGCTGGTTGCCCATCATCAAGGGGCGATCGATTTGACCTCCCGCCCAGGCGGCGGTACCTGTCTGACCCTGCGTTTCCCTCTCTTTTTATCACTGACAGGAGGCTCAAAATGA
- the nifA gene encoding nif-specific transcriptional activator NifA: MTHLPEAGKVVWRFDLSQQFTAVQRISAALGRSTEVRQALQAVLRVLHDDAFMQHGMICLYDKQRGALTVEALHTEDEQATASGSQIRYRPGEGLVGTVMAQCQPLVLPRVADDQRFLDRLGLYDYNLPFIAVPLMGLDPHPIGVLAAQPMARYEERLPSCTRFLETVANLVAQTVRLMQPIRREADTPVPAARPVACKMPRPFGFENMVGKSPAMRQTMEIIRQVSRWDTTVLVRGESGTGKELVANAIHYNSPRTDAPFVKFNCAALPDNLLESELFGHEKGAFTGAVRQRKGRFELADGGTLFLDEIGESSASFQAKLLRILQEGEMERVGGDETIRVDVRIVAATNRNLEEEVRAGHFREDLYYRLNVMPVSLPPLRERQEDIAELAHFLVRKIALHQGRQLRISDGAIRMLMSYNWPGNVRELENCLERSAVMSESGLIDRDVILFNHHETTPKISKSVVPTPSQEEGWLDQNLDERQRLIAALEKTGWVQAKAARLLGMTPRQVAYRIQIMDINVHRL; encoded by the coding sequence ATGACCCATTTACCCGAGGCGGGCAAAGTCGTATGGCGTTTTGATTTGTCTCAGCAATTTACCGCAGTGCAGCGTATCAGCGCGGCCCTGGGCCGCTCGACGGAGGTGCGTCAGGCGTTGCAGGCGGTATTGCGGGTCTTGCATGACGACGCCTTTATGCAGCACGGCATGATTTGCCTGTACGACAAACAGCGCGGCGCGCTGACCGTGGAGGCGCTGCATACGGAAGACGAACAGGCGACCGCCAGCGGCAGCCAGATTCGTTATCGCCCGGGAGAAGGGCTGGTGGGTACGGTGATGGCGCAGTGCCAGCCGCTGGTGTTGCCGCGGGTGGCGGACGATCAACGTTTTCTCGATCGCCTTGGCCTGTATGACTACAACCTGCCGTTTATCGCCGTGCCGCTGATGGGGTTGGATCCTCATCCGATCGGCGTGCTGGCGGCGCAGCCGATGGCGCGCTACGAAGAGCGTCTGCCGTCGTGCACCCGTTTTCTGGAAACCGTCGCCAATCTGGTGGCGCAAACGGTACGGCTGATGCAGCCGATCAGGCGCGAGGCGGACACGCCGGTACCGGCGGCGCGCCCTGTCGCCTGCAAAATGCCGCGGCCGTTCGGCTTCGAAAATATGGTGGGTAAGAGCCCGGCGATGCGCCAGACCATGGAGATTATCCGCCAGGTCTCGCGCTGGGATACCACCGTGCTGGTGCGTGGAGAAAGCGGTACCGGTAAGGAACTGGTGGCCAACGCTATCCATTACAACTCACCGCGCACCGACGCGCCGTTCGTGAAATTCAATTGCGCCGCCCTGCCGGATAACCTGCTGGAAAGCGAACTGTTCGGGCATGAGAAGGGCGCGTTCACCGGTGCGGTGCGCCAGCGTAAAGGGCGTTTCGAACTGGCGGACGGCGGCACGCTGTTTCTGGATGAGATCGGCGAAAGCAGCGCGTCGTTTCAGGCTAAATTGTTGCGGATTTTGCAGGAAGGCGAGATGGAACGGGTGGGCGGCGACGAAACCATCCGGGTGGATGTGCGCATTGTGGCCGCCACCAACCGTAATCTGGAAGAGGAAGTGCGGGCCGGTCATTTCCGGGAAGACCTGTATTACCGTCTGAACGTGATGCCGGTATCGCTGCCGCCGTTGCGGGAGCGTCAGGAGGATATCGCCGAACTGGCGCATTTTCTGGTGCGCAAGATTGCCCTGCATCAGGGGCGGCAGCTGCGCATCAGCGACGGCGCGATCCGTATGCTGATGAGCTACAACTGGCCGGGCAACGTGCGGGAACTGGAGAACTGCCTGGAGCGTTCGGCGGTGATGTCGGAAAGTGGGTTGATCGATCGCGACGTTATTCTGTTCAACCACCATGAAACGACGCCGAAGATCAGCAAAAGTGTTGTGCCGACGCCGTCTCAGGAAGAGGGCTGGCTCGATCAGAATCTGGATGAGCGCCAGCGGCTGATCGCCGCGCTGGAGAAAACCGGCTGGGTGCAGGCCAAAGCGGCCCGCTTGCTGGGGATGACGCCGCGTCAGGTGGCCTATCGCATCCAGATTATGGACATCAATGTGCACCGACTGTAG
- a CDS encoding nitrogen fixation protein NifZ, with protein sequence MRPRFNFGAAVRVVRTIRNDGTMAGMRRGDLLVRRGSVGYVREWGVFLQDQVIYQVHFLDTDRTVGCREQELIAADAPWSAGDFQYGDWIYSAHALSIAGEVVVDAGQSGQIQATGQGPQGDCYTVMFGERWFQVPASALALAEDA encoded by the coding sequence ATGAGGCCGCGTTTCAACTTCGGCGCTGCAGTGCGGGTGGTGCGGACGATCCGCAACGACGGCACCATGGCCGGGATGCGGCGCGGCGATTTGCTGGTGCGGCGCGGCAGCGTCGGTTATGTGCGGGAGTGGGGCGTCTTTTTGCAGGATCAGGTGATCTATCAGGTGCATTTTCTGGACACCGACCGCACCGTGGGCTGCCGCGAGCAGGAGTTGATCGCCGCCGATGCCCCCTGGTCGGCGGGAGATTTTCAGTATGGCGACTGGATTTACAGCGCCCACGCGCTGTCGATTGCGGGCGAGGTGGTGGTCGACGCCGGGCAAAGCGGTCAGATCCAGGCCACCGGGCAAGGGCCGCAGGGGGATTGTTACACGGTGATGTTCGGCGAGCGCTGGTTTCAGGTGCCGGCCTCGGCGCTGGCCCTGGCGGAGGACGCATGA
- a CDS encoding flavodoxin, with amino-acid sequence MANIGIFFGTDTGKTRKIAKMIHQKLGDMADAPVNINRTTLEAFLSYPVLLLGTPTLGDGQLPGFEAGCESESWQEFMDTLASADLGDKTVALFGLGDQRGYPDNFASGLKPLYDVVTDCGARVIGAWPNSGYEFNTSAALVDDQFVGLVLDQDNQFDLTEERVENWLAQIKPAIV; translated from the coding sequence ATGGCGAACATTGGTATTTTCTTTGGCACCGATACGGGCAAGACCCGCAAGATCGCCAAAATGATCCATCAAAAACTGGGAGACATGGCGGACGCGCCGGTCAACATCAATCGCACGACGCTGGAGGCCTTTTTGTCCTATCCGGTGTTATTGCTGGGTACCCCTACGCTGGGCGACGGTCAGTTGCCGGGGTTCGAAGCCGGTTGCGAGAGCGAATCCTGGCAGGAGTTCATGGATACGCTGGCCAGCGCCGATCTCGGCGACAAAACCGTGGCGCTGTTCGGGCTGGGAGACCAGAGAGGCTACCCGGACAATTTCGCCAGCGGTCTGAAACCCCTGTACGACGTAGTCACCGACTGCGGCGCCAGGGTCATCGGCGCCTGGCCCAACAGCGGTTATGAGTTCAATACCTCCGCCGCACTGGTGGATGACCAGTTCGTCGGTCTGGTGCTGGATCAGGACAATCAGTTCGATCTGACGGAAGAACGGGTGGAGAACTGGCTGGCGCAGATCAAACCGGCCATTGTGTAA
- a CDS encoding nitrogenase-stabilizing/protective protein NifW, producing the protein MEWFYRLPGVSSLDSAEAFFTFFSVPYDPATLSARCLPVLSEFHRRLRTAVPLRNSLECDTNADWQLARRLLAESYRSLTAEAAS; encoded by the coding sequence ATGGAGTGGTTCTATCGCCTGCCCGGCGTGAGCAGTCTGGATTCCGCCGAAGCGTTTTTCACCTTTTTTTCCGTCCCTTACGATCCGGCGACGCTCAGCGCCCGCTGCCTGCCGGTGTTGAGCGAGTTCCACCGTCGTTTGCGTACTGCGGTGCCGCTGCGTAACAGCCTGGAGTGCGATACCAACGCCGATTGGCAACTGGCGCGGCGCCTGCTGGCGGAAAGCTATCGTAGCCTGACGGCGGAGGCGGCGTCATGA
- the nifV gene encoding homocitrate synthase, producing MVDVIINDTTLRDGEQSPGVAFRASEKLAIAEALAEAGVPALEIGTPAMGGEERARIAVVRRRLPATVMMTWCRMNELEIRQSADLGMDWVDISIPASDRLRQQKLHQPLAALLPRLSALIALARERGMRVCIGCEDASRAQDDTLRQLAEAAGAAGAERLRFADTIGLLDPFATFERISTLRQYWSGEIEMHAHNDLGLATANTLAAVRAGATHVNTTVLGLGERAGNAALETVALALQRCLGKECGIRFERLPDLCRQVAQAAQRAIDIQQPLVGDQVFTHESGVHVAALLQDRSSYQGIDPALMGRDFRLVLGKHSGRQAVGGIFAQLGYLLDAPQTDMLLMAVRRFAEHWKRNPRDYELVAIYQDLYGSDTLRCQGG from the coding sequence ATGGTGGACGTAATCATCAATGACACCACCCTGCGCGACGGCGAGCAGAGCCCAGGGGTGGCGTTTCGCGCCAGCGAGAAACTGGCGATTGCCGAAGCGCTGGCCGAAGCGGGCGTCCCGGCGCTGGAGATCGGCACCCCGGCGATGGGCGGCGAAGAGCGTGCGCGCATTGCGGTGGTGCGGCGCCGTCTGCCGGCCACGGTGATGATGACCTGGTGCCGCATGAACGAACTGGAGATTCGCCAAAGCGCCGATCTGGGCATGGACTGGGTGGATATCTCCATCCCGGCCTCCGATCGGTTGCGCCAGCAGAAACTGCACCAGCCGCTGGCGGCGCTGCTGCCGAGGCTCTCGGCGCTGATCGCGCTGGCGCGTGAGCGCGGCATGCGGGTGTGTATCGGGTGCGAGGATGCCTCCCGCGCGCAGGACGATACCCTGCGGCAGTTGGCGGAAGCTGCCGGCGCGGCGGGGGCGGAGCGGCTGCGTTTCGCCGATACCATCGGCTTGCTCGACCCTTTCGCCACCTTCGAACGCATCAGCACGCTGCGCCAGTATTGGTCGGGCGAGATTGAGATGCACGCCCATAACGATTTGGGGCTGGCGACCGCCAACACGCTGGCGGCGGTGCGCGCCGGCGCGACGCATGTCAATACCACGGTGCTCGGTCTGGGAGAACGGGCGGGCAATGCCGCGCTGGAAACCGTGGCGCTGGCGCTGCAACGCTGTCTGGGCAAGGAGTGCGGCATCCGCTTCGAGCGGTTGCCCGATCTGTGCCGACAGGTGGCGCAGGCGGCGCAGCGCGCTATCGATATACAGCAGCCGCTGGTGGGGGATCAGGTGTTTACCCACGAGTCCGGCGTGCATGTGGCGGCGCTGTTGCAAGACCGCAGCAGTTATCAGGGCATCGATCCGGCGTTGATGGGGCGGGATTTCCGGTTGGTACTGGGCAAACATTCGGGGCGGCAGGCGGTGGGGGGGATTTTCGCCCAGTTGGGTTATCTGCTGGACGCGCCGCAGACCGATATGTTGCTGATGGCGGTACGGCGGTTTGCGGAGCATTGGAAACGCAACCCGCGCGACTACGAGCTGGTGGCGATTTACCAGGATTTGTACGGCAGCGATACGCTGCGTTGTCAGGGGGGATAA
- the nifM gene encoding nitrogen fixation protein NifM, with translation MMAASAWRRFSRFRLAQARFHCVPDALPPQHQDDFQRQLARQCRLEQAVVEAALCQSLTVTDDVLQLIEQQLAEPLAQAGFAPEERQAVIRHHALMELQLTWVAAQAAAPTGQDVALWYRQHADRFLRPEQRLTHHLLLTAEDERTAALVRAQIRGFHRTLCREPAQFERLARRYSHCPSALEGGLLGWVSRGLLFSELEQSLFMLREGQVSEPVETEIGWHLLWCEAIRPEAPLPESEALPKVSDYLLRQRQRQQQRQWLATLLADESPVGGETPAPE, from the coding sequence ATGATGGCGGCGTCCGCCTGGCGGCGTTTCAGCCGTTTTCGTCTGGCGCAGGCGCGCTTTCACTGCGTGCCGGACGCTTTGCCGCCGCAGCATCAGGACGACTTTCAGCGTCAGCTGGCGCGGCAGTGTCGGCTGGAGCAGGCGGTGGTCGAGGCGGCGCTGTGCCAGTCGCTGACAGTGACCGATGATGTGTTGCAACTGATTGAGCAGCAATTGGCGGAGCCGCTGGCGCAGGCCGGTTTTGCGCCTGAGGAGCGGCAGGCGGTGATTCGTCATCACGCCCTGATGGAACTGCAACTGACCTGGGTGGCGGCCCAGGCGGCCGCACCTACCGGGCAGGACGTGGCGCTCTGGTACCGGCAGCATGCCGATCGTTTCCTGCGGCCGGAACAGCGGCTGACCCACCATCTGCTGCTGACGGCGGAGGATGAGCGGACGGCGGCGCTGGTGCGGGCGCAGATCCGGGGTTTCCATCGCACATTGTGCCGCGAACCGGCGCAGTTTGAGCGGTTGGCGCGTCGCTATTCACATTGCCCCAGCGCGCTGGAAGGCGGGTTGTTGGGCTGGGTGAGCCGGGGTCTGCTGTTCAGCGAACTGGAGCAAAGCCTGTTTATGCTGCGGGAAGGGCAGGTGAGCGAGCCTGTCGAAACGGAAATCGGCTGGCATCTGTTGTGGTGCGAGGCGATCCGCCCGGAAGCGCCGTTGCCGGAAAGCGAAGCCCTGCCGAAAGTCAGTGATTATCTGTTGCGCCAGCGTCAACGGCAGCAACAGCGACAGTGGCTGGCGACGCTGCTGGCGGATGAAAGCCCGGTCGGCGGCGAGACGCCGGCACCGGAATAA
- a CDS encoding nitrogen fixation protein NifQ: protein MGETERWLRRLLTLHEAGAACFPRQMGLATSDWRDLLWRLDWPPPADAVRDQRQMLMSELQAGRQEEREQLAGWLLQHMAASAAPMHLIIASASLGFNHLWQDLGLDSRAELRDLMTDCFPALVAMNSQNMRWKKFFYRQRCLHTDGELVCRSPSCDDCCEWSHCFAPEV from the coding sequence ATGGGAGAAACGGAGCGGTGGCTGCGGCGCCTGCTAACGTTGCATGAGGCCGGCGCGGCCTGCTTTCCGCGGCAGATGGGGCTGGCGACGTCGGACTGGCGGGATTTGCTGTGGCGGCTCGACTGGCCGCCGCCGGCCGACGCGGTACGGGATCAGCGGCAAATGCTGATGAGCGAATTGCAGGCAGGCCGACAGGAGGAGCGGGAACAATTGGCGGGCTGGCTGCTCCAGCATATGGCGGCCAGCGCCGCGCCGATGCACCTGATCATCGCCAGCGCCTCGTTGGGGTTTAACCACCTGTGGCAGGATTTGGGGCTGGATTCCCGGGCGGAGCTGCGGGATCTGATGACCGACTGTTTTCCGGCGCTGGTGGCGATGAATAGCCAGAATATGCGCTGGAAAAAGTTCTTCTACCGTCAGCGCTGCCTGCATACCGACGGCGAGCTGGTATGCCGTTCCCCCAGTTGCGACGATTGTTGCGAGTGGTCGCATTGCTTTGCCCCGGAGGTGTGA
- the nifS gene encoding cysteine desulfurase NifS yields the protein MKNVYLDNNATTRLDPMVLEAMLPFLTDFYGNPSSIHDFGTPCRGALERARQQVASLLGARYDSEIIFTSCATEATSTAIHSATELMPERREIITTAVEHPATLAVCEHLERQGYLIHRLRVSPEGELDLAQYRQLLSDRVALVSVMWANNETGVQFPVREMAALAHEYGALFHCDAVQAVGKIPVVLSATEIDMLSCSAHKIHGPKGVGCLYLRRGTRFRPLLRGGHQERGRRAGTENIAGIVGMGSACELAEVHLPMMTASVATLRDKLQAGLEQAIPSVMVMGGNQPRTPNTLNMAFEFIEGEAILLLLNHAGIAASSGSACTSGSLEPSHVMRAMNIPYTAAHGSIRFSLSRYTREKEIDYVIAQLPPIIARLRTLSPYWQQGKPLAASGADFTPTYG from the coding sequence ATGAAAAACGTTTATCTGGACAATAACGCCACCACGCGCCTTGATCCGATGGTGCTGGAGGCGATGCTCCCCTTCCTGACCGATTTTTACGGCAACCCGTCGTCAATCCATGATTTCGGCACGCCGTGCCGCGGTGCGCTGGAGCGGGCGCGGCAACAGGTGGCGAGCCTGCTTGGCGCCCGCTACGACAGCGAGATCATTTTCACCTCCTGCGCCACGGAGGCGACCTCCACCGCCATCCATTCGGCGACGGAGCTGATGCCGGAACGGCGCGAAATCATCACCACCGCCGTCGAGCACCCGGCTACGCTGGCGGTGTGCGAACATCTGGAACGCCAGGGATACCTTATCCATCGTCTGAGGGTCTCGCCGGAAGGCGAGCTGGATCTGGCGCAGTACCGTCAATTGCTGAGCGACCGCGTCGCGCTGGTCAGCGTGATGTGGGCCAATAACGAAACCGGGGTGCAGTTCCCGGTACGGGAGATGGCGGCGCTGGCGCATGAATATGGCGCGCTGTTCCACTGCGATGCGGTACAGGCGGTGGGCAAGATCCCGGTGGTGCTGTCCGCCACCGAGATCGACATGCTCTCCTGCTCGGCGCACAAGATCCACGGCCCGAAAGGGGTCGGGTGTCTGTATCTGCGGCGTGGTACGCGCTTTCGGCCGTTGCTGCGCGGCGGCCATCAGGAACGCGGACGCCGCGCCGGCACCGAGAATATCGCCGGGATCGTCGGCATGGGCAGCGCCTGCGAACTGGCGGAGGTGCATCTGCCGATGATGACGGCATCGGTGGCAACGTTGCGCGATAAGTTACAGGCCGGGCTGGAGCAGGCCATTCCCAGCGTGATGGTGATGGGAGGAAACCAGCCGCGCACGCCGAACACCCTCAACATGGCGTTCGAATTTATCGAAGGCGAGGCCATTCTGCTGTTGCTGAATCATGCCGGCATCGCCGCCTCCAGCGGCAGCGCCTGCACATCGGGCTCGCTGGAGCCGTCCCATGTGATGCGGGCGATGAACATTCCCTACACCGCAGCGCACGGCAGTATCCGTTTCTCGTTGTCCCGTTATACCCGTGAGAAGGAAATCGATTATGTGATCGCGCAGTTGCCGCCGATCATCGCACGTTTGCGTACCTTGTCGCCCTACTGGCAGCAGGGGAAACCGCTGGCGGCGTCCGGCGCGGACTTCACCCCGACGTATGGCTGA
- the nifB gene encoding nitrogenase cofactor biosynthesis protein NifB: protein MTSCSSAGGAARCRATHTEQFTSLQASKVAHHPCYSASGHHHYARMHLAVAPACNLQCNYCNRKYDCSNESRPGVVSELLMPEQAAAKARQVAAAIPQLSVVGIAGPGDPLANMGRTFNTLELLRNQLPDLKLCLSTNGLMLPDAVDRLLDVGVDHVTVTLNTLDPDEAARIYAWLWLDGERYTGREAGEMLLARQQEGIRRLTEKGVLVKINSVLIPGINDRSLLQVSEKAREWGAFLHNIMPLIARPEHGTVFGLNGQPEPDADFLAEVRGRCAVAMPQMSHCQQCRADAIGMLGEDRSQQFPLSALPAQPQPYLPLLHQRARLHASIASRGESDEPQACLVAVASSRGDVIDCHFGHVERFQIYSLSAAGVVLVNERFTPKYCHGSDDCAPADGDDRMAEMLALLSDVKAVFCARIGYAPWQKLEQHGIQPCVEGAWQSVHDVLSRWWQQHRQQMASDDREKGVA, encoded by the coding sequence ATGACATCCTGCTCTTCCGCCGGAGGCGCTGCGCGCTGCCGGGCCACCCATACCGAACAGTTCACGTCGCTGCAGGCCAGCAAAGTGGCGCATCACCCGTGCTATTCCGCCAGCGGCCATCATCATTATGCCCGTATGCATCTGGCGGTGGCGCCGGCCTGCAACCTGCAATGTAACTACTGCAACCGTAAATATGACTGTAGCAACGAGTCGCGCCCCGGCGTGGTGTCGGAGCTGTTGATGCCGGAACAGGCGGCGGCCAAAGCCCGTCAGGTGGCGGCGGCGATCCCGCAGTTGTCGGTGGTGGGTATCGCCGGCCCCGGCGATCCGCTGGCGAACATGGGACGCACGTTTAACACACTGGAACTGCTGCGCAACCAATTGCCGGATCTGAAATTATGTTTATCGACTAACGGTCTGATGCTACCGGATGCGGTGGATCGGCTGCTGGATGTCGGCGTGGATCACGTTACGGTGACGCTCAATACGCTCGATCCTGACGAAGCGGCGCGGATCTATGCCTGGCTGTGGCTGGACGGTGAACGTTACACCGGCCGCGAGGCGGGAGAGATGCTGCTGGCACGGCAACAGGAAGGGATCCGGCGCCTGACGGAGAAGGGCGTGCTGGTGAAGATCAACTCCGTGTTGATCCCCGGCATCAACGATCGTTCCCTGCTGCAGGTGAGTGAGAAAGCGCGGGAGTGGGGCGCCTTTTTGCACAACATCATGCCGCTGATCGCCCGGCCGGAACATGGCACGGTGTTTGGCCTGAACGGGCAGCCTGAGCCGGATGCGGATTTTCTGGCGGAGGTGCGCGGCCGCTGCGCGGTGGCGATGCCGCAGATGTCCCACTGCCAGCAGTGCCGGGCGGATGCCATCGGCATGCTGGGCGAAGATCGCAGCCAGCAGTTCCCGCTGTCGGCATTGCCCGCACAACCCCAGCCTTATCTGCCGTTGTTGCATCAACGCGCCCGGCTGCACGCCAGCATCGCCTCGCGCGGTGAATCCGATGAGCCGCAAGCCTGTCTGGTGGCGGTGGCGTCATCGCGCGGCGATGTGATTGATTGTCACTTCGGCCATGTCGAACGCTTTCAGATCTACAGCCTGTCAGCGGCGGGGGTGGTGCTGGTGAATGAACGTTTTACGCCGAAATACTGCCACGGCAGCGATGACTGCGCGCCCGCCGACGGCGACGATCGCATGGCGGAGATGCTGGCATTGCTGTCGGACGTGAAAGCGGTGTTCTGCGCCCGTATCGGCTACGCGCCCTGGCAAAAGCTGGAACAGCATGGCATTCAACCCTGTGTCGAAGGCGCGTGGCAAAGCGTGCACGATGTGCTGTCCCGCTGGTGGCAACAGCATCGGCAGCAGATGGCGTCAGACGACCGGGAAAAAGGGGTGGCCTGA